In Candidatus Nomurabacteria bacterium, a genomic segment contains:
- a CDS encoding leucine--tRNA ligase, with the protein MSMKNVVPEGEYNPASIEAKWQEHWNKKPDQAKDFAHDPKRYLLIEFPYPSGDGLHVGHVRSYAALDVLARYSRLKGFNVLYPIGWDAFGLPTENYAIKTGVHPRVATDKNIATFRRQLKALGLSFDWSREVDTTDPKYYRWTQWIFLQFYKAGLAYQAEIPINWCPKDKIGLANEEVVDGKCERCGTEVTRKMQKQWMLKITAYADRLLRDLDTVEYVEKIKTQQKNWIGKSEGAEISFQIASKESQKPRFVLLHGFQGSAKGNFFPWLKDELVAKGYEVEVPELPNSAHPTEEEQVSYVLEHCRFDENTIVFGHSLGTVVAMKVIEKLPTKVAGLVMAGGFTQADFSDHDRPFRDTFTWNFDFQAIRDKAGFIKVLHDVHDDAVPEGAGEALAKALEVPCYKVTANEEHFCAKQEPYLLAHLMPNTLLVGTQNQAKVEMLRRALAPYPNIHLISLSDIGKVDDQALVEGDDFRANAKMKADFYHRATGLPTISTDHILWIEKWPEDNGFITHIRKLANPKSGRATDEELAEWIKKFIDKNGESRTAFHYAIGYADEKGVQGFVSIQREYMLKANPAKARWEGYAVGAFLRDPVTDAYREEMPAEIAFDRFFATVRNEIVPQVFDMSTLTVFTTRPDTIFGVTYMVVAPEHELLAKYQSHITNWDEVQKYVREAAKKSDMERTELAKEKSGVELKGIQAVNPANGEVIPIWVADYVLSSYGTGAIMAVPAHDQRDNEFAKKYSLQIREVVRGFNRVGEKKDIVYSGEGVLVNSQDFDGEKSEDAKKNIVRWLEEKGLGHSAVNFKLRDWVFSRQHYWGEPIPIIHCPKCGAVPVPEKDLPVELPHVEKYQPTNTGASPLAAIEDWVQVKCPKCKGEASRETDTMPNWAGSSWYFLRYSDPHNSKAFADKKKLEYWLPVDIYNGGNEHTTLHLLYSRFWHKFLFDQGLVPTPEPYQHRHSHGIVLAEDNRKMSKSWGNVVNPDDYVQEYGADSVRMYELFMGPFEDMIPWSTKGIVGVHRFLNRVWELYRKVTEETAQVTEERDIHKAVKKVGEDLEAFRFNTAVSTLMEYFNHFRDEVQQGRLDKEAAEKFLVILFPFAPHLASELWEQLGKKSDIREQSWPNFDPNALQAETVTIGVQINGKVRASISLSPEASEAEALELALAEENIQRYLQKGQPKKVIYRAGKILNLIA; encoded by the coding sequence ATGAGTATGAAAAACGTTGTACCGGAAGGGGAATACAACCCAGCAAGTATTGAAGCAAAATGGCAGGAGCACTGGAACAAAAAACCAGATCAGGCTAAGGATTTTGCGCATGATCCAAAGCGCTATCTTCTCATTGAATTTCCTTACCCCTCAGGTGATGGACTGCATGTGGGGCATGTGCGAAGCTATGCCGCTCTCGATGTGTTGGCGCGTTATTCTCGCTTAAAGGGTTTTAATGTGCTTTACCCCATCGGCTGGGATGCTTTTGGTTTACCCACCGAGAATTATGCGATTAAGACTGGCGTACACCCACGTGTTGCGACTGATAAGAATATTGCCACCTTTCGCCGCCAGCTTAAGGCGCTAGGCCTTTCATTTGATTGGTCTCGAGAAGTGGATACAACAGATCCAAAATACTATCGATGGACACAGTGGATTTTTTTGCAGTTCTATAAGGCAGGCTTAGCCTATCAGGCAGAGATTCCTATTAACTGGTGTCCAAAAGATAAAATCGGTTTGGCCAATGAAGAAGTGGTTGATGGCAAATGCGAACGCTGCGGCACTGAAGTAACGCGTAAAATGCAAAAGCAGTGGATGTTAAAAATCACCGCCTATGCAGATCGCTTACTACGTGATCTCGATACAGTTGAGTACGTTGAAAAAATTAAAACACAGCAGAAAAACTGGATAGGTAAGAGCGAGGGTGCTGAAATATCTTTTCAAATAGCTAGTAAGGAGTCGCAAAAACCTCGCTTCGTACTTCTCCATGGTTTTCAGGGCTCAGCTAAAGGTAACTTTTTCCCATGGCTAAAAGATGAGTTGGTCGCAAAGGGCTATGAGGTGGAAGTACCTGAATTACCAAACAGCGCTCATCCGACTGAAGAGGAACAGGTAAGTTATGTACTTGAACATTGTCGCTTTGATGAAAACACCATCGTGTTTGGTCATTCGCTTGGTACAGTCGTGGCCATGAAGGTTATAGAAAAGCTTCCCACAAAAGTAGCTGGCTTGGTTATGGCCGGTGGATTTACCCAGGCTGATTTTTCTGATCACGATCGACCATTCCGCGATACCTTTACATGGAATTTTGATTTCCAGGCGATTCGAGATAAAGCAGGTTTTATAAAAGTGCTACATGACGTGCATGATGATGCCGTGCCCGAGGGAGCTGGAGAGGCTTTAGCAAAAGCGCTCGAAGTGCCGTGCTACAAGGTGACCGCAAATGAAGAGCATTTCTGCGCAAAGCAAGAGCCTTATCTATTAGCGCATCTCATGCCAAACACACTTTTGGTTGGTACGCAAAATCAGGCAAAGGTGGAAATGCTTCGACGAGCATTGGCCCCTTACCCAAATATTCACCTCATCAGTTTAAGTGATATTGGTAAGGTCGATGATCAGGCTTTAGTAGAGGGCGATGACTTTCGTGCTAATGCAAAAATGAAAGCAGATTTTTATCACCGAGCCACAGGTTTACCAACCATATCGACGGATCATATTCTTTGGATAGAGAAATGGCCTGAGGATAATGGCTTCATTACGCATATTCGCAAATTAGCAAATCCGAAATCTGGACGAGCAACAGATGAAGAACTAGCAGAATGGATAAAAAAATTTATCGATAAAAATGGTGAGTCGCGTACAGCCTTTCATTATGCTATTGGTTATGCCGATGAGAAGGGAGTGCAGGGCTTTGTGAGTATTCAGCGCGAATACATGTTGAAGGCTAATCCGGCTAAAGCACGATGGGAAGGCTATGCGGTCGGTGCATTTTTGCGTGACCCCGTGACTGATGCGTATCGAGAAGAGATGCCCGCAGAGATCGCTTTTGATCGCTTCTTCGCCACAGTGCGCAATGAAATTGTGCCGCAGGTTTTCGATATGAGCACCTTGACGGTCTTTACCACACGACCCGATACCATCTTCGGTGTCACGTATATGGTTGTAGCCCCTGAACATGAACTCCTTGCCAAGTATCAATCACACATTACAAATTGGGATGAAGTTCAAAAGTATGTGCGAGAGGCCGCCAAGAAATCCGATATGGAGCGGACCGAGTTGGCCAAAGAAAAAAGTGGCGTTGAGCTCAAAGGTATTCAGGCAGTAAATCCGGCAAATGGTGAAGTAATCCCGATTTGGGTAGCTGACTATGTGCTGAGTTCTTATGGCACCGGAGCGATAATGGCTGTGCCGGCGCATGATCAGCGAGACAATGAGTTTGCAAAAAAGTACTCCCTGCAAATAAGAGAAGTAGTAAGAGGTTTTAATCGTGTAGGAGAGAAAAAAGATATTGTATATTCTGGCGAGGGGGTCCTAGTAAATTCTCAGGACTTTGATGGAGAAAAAAGCGAAGACGCAAAAAAGAACATTGTAAGGTGGTTAGAAGAAAAAGGACTCGGTCATTCAGCAGTCAATTTTAAACTTCGCGACTGGGTATTTTCACGTCAGCACTACTGGGGCGAGCCGATTCCGATTATTCATTGTCCTAAGTGCGGAGCTGTTCCAGTGCCGGAGAAAGACCTACCAGTGGAATTGCCTCATGTAGAAAAATACCAACCCACTAATACTGGGGCTTCACCATTAGCTGCGATCGAGGATTGGGTGCAGGTGAAATGTCCGAAGTGTAAGGGCGAAGCGAGTCGAGAAACCGACACCATGCCGAATTGGGCCGGGAGCTCGTGGTATTTCCTGCGCTATTCGGATCCGCACAATAGTAAAGCCTTTGCTGATAAGAAAAAGCTAGAGTATTGGCTGCCGGTGGATATTTACAATGGTGGCAATGAGCACACCACCCTCCATTTACTCTACTCGCGTTTCTGGCATAAGTTTTTATTTGATCAGGGCTTGGTACCAACTCCAGAACCATACCAGCATCGTCATTCGCATGGGATTGTGTTAGCTGAGGATAATCGCAAGATGTCAAAGAGTTGGGGGAACGTGGTCAATCCGGATGATTATGTGCAGGAGTACGGTGCAGATAGCGTGCGCATGTACGAGTTATTTATGGGACCATTTGAGGATATGATTCCGTGGTCAACCAAGGGTATCGTGGGTGTGCATCGCTTCTTAAATCGTGTGTGGGAACTTTATCGTAAAGTTACAGAAGAGACGGCCCAAGTAACAGAAGAGAGGGACATTCACAAAGCTGTGAAAAAGGTTGGGGAAGACCTCGAGGCTTTTCGTTTCAACACCGCGGTGAGCACTTTGATGGAATATTTTAATCACTTCCGTGATGAAGTGCAGCAGGGTAGGCTCGATAAAGAAGCAGCAGAAAAGTTTCTCGTGATCCTTTTCCCATTTGCGCCGCACCTTGCCTCAGAGCTCTGGGAGCAGTTAGGAAAGAAGAGCGATATTCGCGAACAATCATGGCCAAACTTTGATCCAAACGCTTTACAAGCGGAGACCGTCACGATCGGTGTGCAGATTAATGGCAAAGTGCGCGCCTCCATAAGCCTTTCACCAGAAGCAAGCGAAGCAGAAGCGCTGGAGCTAGCCTTAGCCGAAGAAAATATTCAACGCTATCTTCAAAAGGGACAGCCCAAGAAGGTTATTTATCGTGCAGGAAAAATTCTCAATCTGATCGCCTGA
- a CDS encoding threonylcarbamoyl-AMP synthase — protein sequence MRRLLIHDPEALSTAVRALKNGQLIIYPTDTAYAIGADATNAAAVRAVQQVKQRSEAKPLPLIAADSAQVAQVAILHPDEELLAKKHWPGPLSLLLDRKGGLPEEVTLGLPKVAIRVPHMPFARELALRLGHPVVATSANMAGMGPKYDPDEVLHELVNNNHSPVVLIDGGVLAEVPPSTIAECHNGEVKIHRQGPIVIPGATI from the coding sequence ATGCGACGCTTGCTAATCCATGACCCAGAAGCATTATCTACTGCTGTTCGTGCGCTCAAAAACGGACAACTTATTATCTATCCTACTGACACTGCCTATGCTATTGGCGCAGATGCGACAAATGCGGCGGCTGTCCGGGCAGTCCAACAAGTGAAACAGCGTAGCGAGGCAAAACCACTTCCATTAATTGCTGCTGATAGTGCCCAAGTTGCTCAGGTGGCTATTTTACACCCTGATGAAGAGCTGCTGGCGAAGAAACATTGGCCCGGTCCGCTCAGCCTCTTACTTGACCGGAAAGGTGGATTACCAGAAGAAGTCACGTTAGGCCTGCCAAAAGTAGCCATTCGAGTACCACATATGCCGTTTGCTCGTGAGTTAGCCTTGCGACTCGGTCATCCAGTTGTGGCAACTTCAGCAAATATGGCTGGCATGGGCCCAAAGTATGATCCTGATGAGGTGCTGCATGAGCTAGTAAATAATAACCACAGCCCGGTCGTACTGATAGACGGAGGAGTATTAGCAGAAGTACCGCCCTCAACCATTGCGGAGTGCCATAACGGAGAAGTGAAGATACATCGTCAGGGGCCAATTGTGATCCCGGGCGCCACAATATGA
- the rsmA gene encoding ribosomal RNA small subunit methyltransferase A — MYSPTQLQALCRQFGIRPQRRRGQNFVIDQHLIDRMLQAAEIDSEHPILEIGPGFGVLTEALVQKASQVIAIELEKKLAEHLQKRFSSQKNLTIVQNDFRFTDLAALGLQEAAYDVVANLPYQITSLVIRRLCSTHPRPRRITLLVQKEVAERIIAPSGEASTLSIAVAFYAQAKLVRTVSPAAFWPRPQVKSAILRLDLHSTIPNVDEKRFFSIVRSAFQGKRKKLRNSLASVLGVEPIKVEEILRKQGINPEVRAQDLSLENWLTIAQEKL; from the coding sequence GTGTATTCGCCAACTCAGTTGCAAGCCCTTTGCCGTCAATTTGGCATACGGCCTCAGCGACGTCGCGGGCAAAACTTTGTTATTGATCAACATTTGATTGATCGTATGCTGCAAGCGGCTGAAATAGACTCCGAGCATCCGATATTAGAAATTGGGCCGGGTTTTGGCGTTTTAACAGAAGCATTAGTGCAAAAAGCGTCTCAGGTAATAGCAATTGAACTAGAAAAAAAGCTAGCTGAACATTTGCAAAAGCGTTTTTCTTCCCAAAAAAATTTGACCATAGTGCAGAATGATTTTCGTTTTACTGATCTTGCTGCGCTGGGTCTCCAAGAGGCGGCATATGATGTAGTGGCTAATTTGCCGTATCAAATAACCTCCTTAGTTATTCGGCGTTTATGTAGCACGCATCCTCGTCCACGTCGTATCACCCTGCTCGTGCAAAAAGAAGTAGCTGAAAGGATTATTGCGCCATCAGGAGAGGCAAGCACGTTAAGTATTGCGGTGGCTTTTTATGCTCAGGCAAAGCTGGTCAGAACCGTTTCTCCGGCAGCTTTTTGGCCGCGGCCTCAGGTGAAATCAGCTATTCTGCGTCTTGATTTGCATAGTACCATTCCAAATGTTGACGAAAAACGCTTTTTCTCCATTGTGCGTTCGGCCTTTCAAGGTAAGCGCAAAAAATTGCGCAATTCACTTGCTTCAGTACTCGGAGTTGAACCAATAAAAGTCGAGGAAATATTGAGAAAACAGGGTATAAATCCAGAAGTACGAGCTCAAGATCTCTCACTTGAGAACTGGTTGACAATCGCACAAGAAAAGCTTTGA
- a CDS encoding YifB family Mg chelatase-like AAA ATPase codes for MFQRIRSAAVYGLDAELVEVEAYIAAGLPKFLVVGLPDAAVQEARERVRSAILSSGFDFPNHHVIVNLAPADMRKAGPAYDLPIALAILLASGQIPAPEGELCFIGELALDGSLRSVRGALPIAEHISRSGIRELFLPACNAREASIISGFAIRPVTTLQDIVAHIRGQKELPVLREHLDFAQIRSEESFPVDFSEIRGQQFGKRALEVAAAGGHNVLFTGPPGSGKTMLARALPSILPPLEFTEALEVTKLYSVAGLLDEKEPLKITRPFRQPHHTASSAAIVGGGRIPKPGEISLAHRGVLFLDELPEFPRPVLETLRQPLEEGRVTIARVSATLQYPAAHIFLAARNPCPCGFAGDPERACTCHPSARVRYAKRISGPLLDRIDLHVTIPRLPVEELLHTEKGESSSIIRSRVINARKRQLHRAARTQVQTNSELRNRQLEKLVQVDADARALLETAVQRFQLSARAYYRLLKVALTIADLASSDEIKSEHVAEAVQYRGN; via the coding sequence ATGTTTCAGAGGATTCGTAGCGCCGCGGTCTATGGTTTAGACGCAGAGTTGGTTGAGGTAGAAGCGTATATTGCGGCAGGGTTGCCGAAATTTTTAGTTGTGGGCTTGCCTGATGCCGCGGTGCAGGAAGCTCGTGAGCGAGTCCGATCAGCAATACTGAGCTCGGGTTTTGATTTTCCCAATCATCATGTGATTGTGAATTTGGCGCCGGCTGATATGCGTAAGGCAGGACCGGCCTATGATTTACCGATTGCTCTGGCTATTCTCTTAGCCTCAGGTCAGATTCCAGCACCTGAGGGTGAGTTGTGCTTTATAGGTGAGCTTGCGCTGGATGGTAGTCTCCGCTCAGTACGAGGCGCTTTACCGATTGCTGAACATATATCTCGCTCAGGTATTCGTGAATTGTTTTTACCAGCTTGTAATGCCCGAGAGGCATCAATCATCTCCGGTTTTGCTATCCGGCCGGTTACAACACTTCAAGACATTGTCGCACATATTCGTGGACAAAAAGAGCTTCCGGTACTACGCGAGCATCTCGACTTTGCTCAGATTCGGAGTGAAGAAAGTTTCCCAGTTGACTTTAGTGAAATACGCGGTCAGCAATTTGGTAAACGAGCCCTAGAGGTCGCGGCAGCCGGCGGCCACAATGTGCTCTTCACCGGTCCACCAGGGTCTGGAAAAACTATGTTGGCCCGCGCTTTACCGAGCATCCTCCCGCCCTTAGAATTTACCGAAGCACTGGAAGTAACCAAGCTCTATAGCGTTGCCGGATTACTCGACGAAAAAGAGCCGCTCAAAATTACCCGGCCATTTCGCCAACCGCATCATACGGCTTCCTCAGCAGCAATTGTAGGTGGAGGGAGGATTCCTAAGCCCGGTGAGATTTCCTTAGCGCATCGGGGAGTGTTATTTCTTGACGAGTTGCCTGAATTTCCTCGACCCGTTTTAGAAACTTTGCGACAGCCCCTAGAAGAAGGTCGAGTTACTATTGCACGTGTTTCAGCGACCTTACAATATCCAGCTGCACATATCTTCTTAGCAGCTCGTAATCCTTGTCCCTGCGGTTTTGCCGGTGATCCTGAGCGTGCGTGTACTTGTCATCCTAGTGCTCGTGTACGATATGCCAAGAGAATTTCCGGCCCATTACTCGATAGGATAGATTTGCACGTGACTATTCCCCGCTTACCAGTTGAGGAGCTTCTCCACACTGAAAAAGGTGAGTCATCGTCAATTATTCGTTCGAGGGTAATAAATGCCCGGAAACGGCAGCTTCATCGGGCTGCGCGCACGCAGGTACAAACAAACAGTGAGCTTCGAAACCGACAGCTAGAAAAGCTCGTGCAGGTAGATGCAGATGCTCGCGCTTTACTTGAAACGGCGGTACAGCGTTTCCAACTATCAGCTCGGGCTTATTACCGCCTCTTAAAAGTAGCACTCACCATTGCAGATTTAGCCAGCAGTGATGAAATAAAAAGTGAACACGTAGCAGAAGCGGTGCAATATAGAGGAAATTAA
- a CDS encoding TraR/DksA C4-type zinc finger protein — protein MDSATLEQIKAKLLQQKEQLQSELQRESSPTPDEVDGRTASFPDYGDHDDENASEVADYATNMQVEENREELLASIEKSLTEIEQGSYGKCQSCGKEIAAERLLANPTAQTCLSCANQA, from the coding sequence ATGGACAGCGCAACTCTTGAACAAATCAAAGCCAAATTATTGCAACAAAAGGAGCAGCTACAATCTGAGTTACAGCGAGAATCTTCGCCAACTCCGGATGAGGTAGATGGTCGCACCGCATCTTTCCCTGACTATGGCGATCATGATGATGAAAACGCCTCTGAGGTAGCAGATTATGCGACCAATATGCAGGTGGAGGAAAACCGGGAGGAATTGCTTGCTTCGATAGAAAAAAGCTTGACCGAAATTGAGCAGGGTAGCTATGGGAAGTGTCAGAGCTGCGGCAAAGAAATTGCAGCTGAACGGCTCTTAGCAAATCCAACCGCGCAAACGTGTCTGAGCTGCGCCAATCAAGCTTAA
- a CDS encoding M23 family metallopeptidase: protein MSLQLKSQVLKLAFGVYHLVRYLWKLVVLIVIYGIFKPLAWFWNATFMVLAVPIYRQYLRVTQRLEKSLAGSKSSWWYPITTRYLLHVVVIVVIFGVLTNNVLAREAAIEDFASGTLVNTILHNQETDEEYVEYAVVAPNSALSSITRDGAIDRYHRNTEESEQQRQLLAIARNEGSGEALAKANIPSTSELGVPRDQVREYVVEGGDTISIIASQFSVSTNTLLWANNLNDSSVIKPGQTLKIPPVSGVVHSVQSGDTIASLAKKYEANADDILEFNQLADASAIEVGQQLIIPGGKIEPPPAPKTTVSSTQVASSVSSGPRPASATNVGAGMFWPTVSHKINQGYSARHTGIDIHTRTSPIYASDGGRVVRTNWGTGYGNNIIIDHGNGLQTLYAHLSKSYVSVGQTVSKGETIGISGCTGWCTGDHLHFEVWVNGRRTNPFNYF from the coding sequence GTGAGTTTACAGCTCAAATCGCAGGTACTCAAATTAGCTTTTGGCGTCTACCATCTCGTCCGCTATCTTTGGAAGTTGGTCGTGCTTATTGTTATCTACGGAATTTTTAAACCTCTGGCGTGGTTTTGGAATGCCACCTTTATGGTATTGGCAGTTCCAATCTATCGACAATATTTACGTGTAACCCAACGGCTTGAGAAATCTCTTGCCGGAAGTAAGTCCTCATGGTGGTATCCAATCACCACGCGCTATTTGCTTCACGTGGTCGTTATTGTCGTAATCTTCGGAGTACTTACTAATAATGTATTAGCTCGAGAAGCCGCTATTGAAGACTTTGCCAGTGGCACTTTAGTAAATACTATTCTGCATAATCAAGAAACTGACGAAGAATATGTCGAGTACGCGGTGGTGGCGCCGAATTCTGCACTGAGCTCAATCACCCGCGACGGAGCAATTGACCGCTATCATCGAAATACCGAGGAATCTGAACAGCAGCGTCAGCTCTTAGCTATCGCCCGAAATGAAGGAAGTGGTGAAGCGCTAGCCAAGGCAAATATCCCAAGCACCAGCGAATTAGGAGTGCCCCGCGACCAGGTCCGTGAATATGTCGTTGAGGGTGGCGATACTATCAGTATCATTGCCTCACAATTTTCTGTCAGCACCAACACGCTCCTCTGGGCAAATAACCTTAACGACTCCTCAGTCATTAAGCCTGGTCAAACATTAAAAATCCCTCCGGTCAGCGGTGTTGTCCACTCAGTACAAAGCGGCGATACCATTGCATCGCTCGCAAAGAAGTACGAAGCAAACGCTGATGATATCCTAGAGTTTAACCAATTGGCTGATGCAAGTGCTATTGAAGTTGGGCAGCAACTCATCATTCCGGGCGGTAAAATTGAACCTCCTCCAGCGCCTAAAACAACTGTTAGTTCCACTCAAGTTGCCAGCAGCGTCAGCAGTGGTCCTCGACCAGCCTCCGCCACCAACGTTGGTGCTGGAATGTTCTGGCCTACGGTCAGTCACAAAATTAACCAGGGTTATAGCGCACGTCACACCGGTATTGATATTCATACTCGCACCTCACCTATTTATGCATCAGATGGAGGACGAGTTGTCCGCACAAACTGGGGAACTGGCTACGGCAATAACATCATCATCGACCACGGTAATGGTCTGCAAACCCTCTATGCTCACCTAAGCAAGTCCTATGTCAGCGTAGGCCAAACAGTGAGCAAGGGCGAAACTATCGGCATTTCCGGTTGTACTGGCTGGTGTACTGGCGACCACCTGCACTTCGAAGTCTGGGTAAACGGCCGACGCACCAATCCGTTCAACTACTTCTAA
- a CDS encoding MFS transporter: MSHHFPHTQSLEYSLRREVTEIYLSVTIKHFGLALLSVFEVIYLFEWFGSSLALLLLFYGMNYVLHALFTPFAAMLVNRIGVKKSILLANPFIILFFVSLLFLPSWPWLIIPALLSIAIYHAIFWLAFHIDFSRFANPEHRGRQTSMLLAIPMIAHAIGPLLGGFLITEFGFSVLFLVVIICLGVSVLPLFFSREVHEPFHLHWRQTFHYAFSFRHWRRNLVFIGDGISGKISVVVWPVFLFLAITNFVDLGVINSVAFLLTLLMGLYIGHLTDSPRRRVVLTLGAIFTSFGWLARILLKTPWQLFAFDAYGRVSRRIIDVPYNALFYKSAYEHGENKAAFIASYEIVTNLFGGFFLILLAALANMVDPFIAAFVTAGIFTAFFPIMPDSNKKEK, from the coding sequence ATGTCACATCATTTTCCACATACGCAAAGTTTAGAGTATTCGCTTCGACGAGAAGTGACCGAAATTTATCTCAGCGTGACAATCAAGCACTTTGGCTTGGCGCTTTTGTCAGTCTTCGAGGTCATTTATCTTTTCGAGTGGTTTGGATCTTCTCTAGCTTTATTGCTCTTATTCTACGGCATGAATTATGTGCTGCACGCGCTTTTTACTCCTTTTGCTGCCATGCTCGTAAATCGGATTGGCGTGAAAAAGAGTATCCTCCTGGCCAATCCATTTATTATACTGTTTTTCGTTTCATTACTTTTTCTACCTAGCTGGCCCTGGTTAATTATTCCTGCATTACTCAGTATCGCGATTTATCACGCGATTTTTTGGTTGGCCTTTCACATTGATTTTTCGCGATTTGCCAATCCAGAGCACCGAGGTCGGCAGACGAGCATGCTCCTTGCTATACCAATGATTGCGCACGCCATTGGGCCTTTGCTCGGGGGCTTTCTTATTACAGAGTTCGGCTTCTCAGTGCTTTTTCTCGTTGTCATTATTTGTTTAGGAGTTTCCGTTCTTCCGCTTTTCTTTTCTCGAGAGGTACATGAGCCATTTCACTTACACTGGCGACAGACTTTTCACTACGCTTTTTCTTTTCGTCATTGGCGCCGGAATCTTGTTTTTATAGGCGATGGCATTAGCGGAAAGATTAGCGTTGTTGTGTGGCCGGTTTTTCTTTTTCTCGCCATTACAAATTTTGTTGACTTAGGTGTTATTAATTCCGTAGCCTTTTTACTCACGCTATTGATGGGTTTATATATTGGACATTTGACTGATTCGCCACGTCGCCGAGTGGTTTTGACTCTTGGGGCAATTTTTACTTCCTTTGGCTGGCTTGCCCGAATTTTACTCAAAACACCTTGGCAACTTTTTGCCTTTGACGCATATGGTCGGGTTTCTCGCCGGATCATTGATGTACCCTATAATGCACTTTTTTATAAAAGCGCCTATGAACATGGCGAAAATAAAGCAGCTTTTATTGCTTCCTACGAAATAGTAACAAATCTTTTCGGTGGATTTTTCCTTATTCTCCTCGCGGCATTAGCAAATATGGTGGATCCCTTTATTGCCGCTTTTGTTACCGCTGGTATTTTTACGGCCTTTTTCCCAATTATGCCTGACAGTAATAAGAAGGAAAAATAA
- a CDS encoding signal peptidase II encodes MLDRFFKALVLHGFTWPNPDAWLSIGYYPNPNFFADTNLAYPLIIGITTVVLLFVIGLFVYGIRYRYPGIVAAGVWIILGGMSNFWDRLKYQHVLDYVGVAHWPVFNIADILIFIGVIWYGVIILRSWKSQGMR; translated from the coding sequence GTGCTTGATCGTTTTTTTAAAGCCCTAGTGCTGCATGGGTTTACTTGGCCAAACCCTGATGCTTGGTTAAGTATTGGATATTATCCAAATCCAAATTTTTTTGCAGATACTAATTTAGCTTACCCGCTCATCATTGGTATTACCACAGTTGTTCTCTTGTTCGTCATTGGACTATTTGTGTATGGCATACGCTATCGTTATCCAGGGATTGTGGCAGCTGGTGTGTGGATTATTCTGGGAGGAATGAGCAATTTTTGGGATCGACTCAAGTATCAGCACGTGCTTGATTATGTTGGTGTCGCACATTGGCCGGTATTTAACATTGCCGATATCCTTATTTTTATCGGCGTGATTTGGTATGGTGTGATTATCCTACGTAGTTGGAAAAGTCAGGGGATGCGTTGA